One genomic region from Thermoleptolyngbya sichuanensis A183 encodes:
- a CDS encoding NUDIX hydrolase, translated as MKQQKIRTLVLCLFRHQDRILVSRDYDSVKQSDYYRPLGGGIEFGETSRDALIREIREELGAEIEQLTWLGTLENLFTLEGEPGHEIVLIYDAQFCDRTLYTLVWTNWHHNNAQQDAIKNLLNRS; from the coding sequence ATGAAACAACAAAAAATTCGAACACTGGTGCTGTGCTTATTTCGGCATCAAGACCGCATCCTCGTTTCCCGCGACTATGATTCTGTCAAGCAGTCTGATTATTATCGACCGCTGGGCGGCGGCATCGAATTTGGCGAAACCAGCCGCGACGCACTGATCCGCGAGATACGCGAAGAACTGGGCGCAGAAATTGAGCAGTTGACCTGGCTGGGCACGCTAGAGAATCTCTTCACGCTGGAGGGCGAGCCGGGCCATGAAATTGTGCTGATTTATGATGCCCAATTTTGCGATCGCACGCTCTACACTTTAGTTTGGACTAACTGGCATCACAATAATGCTCAACAGGATGCCATAAAGAATCTGCTCAACCGTTCATAA
- the rarD gene encoding EamA family transporter RarD has protein sequence MGRSFAFKHYHSKALPLNFVNPKPSLGSVSFRRESGLIYALLAYTAWGLLPIYWKAFGSVSSIEVLSHRFFWSAVFLISVLVAQDRRAELQAIGRSPRTLGILLITALLLAFNWGLYIYGVNSDRVVETSLGYFINPLVSVLLGFVVLKERLHWGQQLAVALATLGVIYFIWQLGTVPWIALFLAFSFALYGLVRKIVPVSPVVGLTIEALWVAPAAILFISFGDVTGTGHFSDSLGLMLLFMGCGIVTSFPLLWFNNAAKRLQLSTLGFMQYLAPSLQLLLGVFLYREPFTPAHAVTFGCIWLALLIYSTTSWLRTRTQRI, from the coding sequence ATGGGCAGAAGCTTTGCCTTTAAGCACTACCACTCCAAAGCCTTGCCTTTGAATTTCGTGAATCCAAAACCATCTCTCGGCTCCGTTTCATTTAGGCGAGAATCGGGGCTAATCTATGCTTTGCTGGCCTATACCGCGTGGGGATTGCTGCCTATTTACTGGAAAGCGTTTGGTTCTGTTTCTTCAATAGAAGTGTTGAGCCACCGCTTTTTCTGGTCGGCGGTGTTTTTGATCAGCGTGCTAGTCGCGCAAGATCGGCGGGCAGAGTTGCAGGCTATCGGGCGATCGCCCCGCACGCTGGGCATTTTGCTGATCACGGCGCTGCTGCTGGCGTTTAACTGGGGGCTATATATCTATGGCGTGAATAGCGATCGCGTCGTAGAAACCAGCCTCGGCTATTTTATTAACCCCCTGGTCAGCGTGCTGCTGGGCTTTGTGGTGCTAAAGGAGCGGTTGCACTGGGGACAGCAATTGGCCGTGGCATTAGCGACGCTGGGAGTGATTTATTTTATCTGGCAGCTTGGTACAGTGCCCTGGATTGCTCTGTTCCTGGCGTTTTCCTTTGCGCTGTATGGACTTGTGCGAAAGATCGTCCCCGTTTCGCCCGTGGTTGGGCTGACGATAGAAGCGTTGTGGGTCGCTCCGGCGGCTATCTTATTCATCAGCTTTGGCGACGTAACGGGCACAGGGCATTTTTCTGATAGCCTGGGGCTGATGCTGCTGTTTATGGGCTGCGGCATTGTCACGTCGTTTCCGCTGCTGTGGTTCAACAATGCGGCCAAGCGGCTGCAACTTTCAACGCTGGGGTTCATGCAATACCTTGCGCCCAGCTTACAGCTTCTCCTAGGCGTGTTTCTCTATCGCGAACCCTTTACGCCTGCCCATGCGGTCACGTTTGGCTGCATCTGGCTGGCCTTGCTGATTTATTCCACGACCTCCTGGCTGCGAACTCGAACACAGAGGATATGA
- the purE gene encoding 5-(carboxyamino)imidazole ribonucleotide mutase, which translates to MTQPSTPSPAASPVVGIIMGSDSDLPTMQGAIAICEQFQVACEVAIVSAHRTPERMVDYAQTAHERGLKVIIAGAGGAAHLPGMVAALTPLPVIGVPVPSRHLQGLDSLYSIVQMPAGIPVATVAIGNAQNAGLLAVQILACQQPDLLAQVQRYRQSLRDRVLEKQSKLDAVGYQAYLQQMS; encoded by the coding sequence ATGACACAACCATCCACACCATCGCCCGCCGCCTCGCCTGTGGTGGGCATTATTATGGGCAGCGACTCTGACCTGCCCACCATGCAGGGGGCGATCGCCATTTGCGAACAGTTCCAGGTTGCCTGCGAAGTAGCGATCGTCTCCGCCCACCGCACCCCAGAGCGCATGGTGGACTATGCCCAGACCGCCCACGAGCGCGGGCTAAAGGTCATCATCGCGGGTGCAGGCGGTGCGGCACATTTGCCGGGAATGGTGGCCGCCCTCACGCCATTGCCTGTGATTGGCGTTCCCGTGCCCAGCCGCCATCTGCAAGGACTGGACTCGCTCTATTCCATTGTGCAAATGCCCGCCGGAATCCCGGTGGCCACGGTGGCGATCGGCAACGCTCAAAACGCCGGCCTCCTCGCCGTGCAGATCCTCGCCTGCCAACAGCCCGACCTGCTGGCCCAGGTACAGCGCTATCGCCAAAGCCTGCGCGATAGGGTGCTAGAAAAGCAGTCGAAGCTCGATGCGGTAGGATATCAGGCGTATCTCCAGCAAATGTCGTAG
- the aroC gene encoding chorismate synthase encodes MGSTFGHLFRITTFGESHGGGVGVVIDGCPPRVEISEADIQTELDRRRPGQSHIVTPRKEEDRCEILSGVMDGKTLGTPIALLVRNKDARSQDYDEMAVKYRPSHADATYDAKYGIRNWRGGGRSSARETIGRVAAGAIAKKILHQVAGVEIIGYVKRIKDLEGAVDPNTVTMEQVESNIVRCPDHECAERMIELIEQTGRSGDSIGGVVECVARAVPKGLGEPVFDKLEADLAKAVMSLPASKGFEIGSGFAGTLLTGLQHNDEFYIDDQGEIRTVTNRSGGIQGGISNGENIILRVAFKPTATIRKEQRTVTTDGEETVLAAKGRHDPCVLPRAVPMVEAMVALVLCDHLLRHHGQCELL; translated from the coding sequence ATGGGTAGTACCTTTGGGCATTTGTTTAGAATTACAACATTTGGCGAGTCGCATGGCGGCGGCGTGGGCGTGGTGATTGACGGCTGCCCACCCCGTGTAGAGATTTCTGAAGCCGACATTCAAACAGAGCTAGACCGCCGCCGCCCCGGACAGAGCCACATCGTCACGCCGCGCAAGGAAGAAGACCGCTGCGAGATTCTATCGGGTGTGATGGACGGCAAGACGCTGGGCACGCCGATCGCCCTCTTGGTGAGAAACAAGGACGCGCGATCGCAGGACTATGACGAAATGGCGGTGAAATATCGCCCGTCCCACGCCGACGCGACCTATGACGCGAAATACGGCATTCGCAACTGGCGCGGCGGCGGGCGTTCCTCTGCGCGGGAGACGATTGGGCGGGTGGCCGCAGGGGCGATCGCCAAGAAAATCCTGCACCAAGTCGCTGGTGTCGAAATCATCGGCTACGTCAAGCGCATCAAAGACCTAGAAGGCGCAGTTGATCCCAACACCGTCACGATGGAGCAGGTGGAAAGCAACATCGTTCGCTGCCCCGATCATGAATGCGCCGAGCGGATGATCGAGCTAATTGAGCAAACCGGGCGATCGGGCGACTCCATCGGCGGCGTGGTGGAATGCGTGGCCCGCGCCGTGCCCAAAGGACTCGGCGAACCCGTGTTCGACAAGCTCGAAGCCGACCTCGCCAAAGCCGTCATGTCTCTGCCCGCCAGCAAAGGCTTTGAAATCGGCTCTGGCTTCGCGGGAACGCTGCTAACTGGCCTTCAGCACAACGACGAATTCTACATCGACGACCAGGGCGAAATTCGCACCGTCACCAACCGCTCCGGCGGCATCCAGGGCGGCATCTCCAACGGCGAAAACATCATCCTGCGCGTCGCATTCAAACCCACCGCCACTATCCGCAAAGAGCAGCGCACCGTGACCACCGACGGCGAAGAAACCGTCCTCGCTGCCAAAGGTCGCCATGATCCCTGTGTGCTGCCCCGCGCCGTGCCAATGGTCGAGGCGATGGTCGCCCTTGTCCTCTGCGATCACCTGCTGCGCCATCATGGGCAGTGCGAATTACTCTAG
- a CDS encoding slr1957 family protein has translation MNKYCTEWIQEWCLQNGWTDLFQERREYWAFPPHAVMPLPIPTEALLSIKAEKGFSPQERLWLSAAWAGAVISAGLGVYFQSPMPLVAAFAFCAVIFGLMDDE, from the coding sequence ATGAATAAGTACTGTACTGAATGGATTCAAGAATGGTGCCTCCAAAACGGTTGGACGGATCTGTTTCAGGAGCGTCGGGAATATTGGGCGTTTCCGCCCCACGCCGTGATGCCCCTGCCCATTCCCACAGAAGCGCTGCTGTCTATTAAGGCGGAAAAGGGCTTTAGCCCCCAAGAGCGGCTGTGGCTGAGTGCGGCCTGGGCGGGAGCCGTGATTTCGGCAGGTCTGGGCGTATACTTCCAGTCGCCGATGCCACTAGTGGCGGCGTTCGCCTTTTGCGCCGTGATCTTTGGTCTAATGGACGATGAGTAA
- a CDS encoding NF041680 family putative transposase, protein MIFNELQQFRQTLYASLGNARDALFDLMDAVLVSACIVSFVRLSQSPVFRRQWSSTYEALRDSRLPRSKVLKLLVQQIPTQQQPLLAGDASRWNRPAARRLKDRTLSGRTGHAPIAGQNYSTLAWIAEDRGSWALPLRHERITSFETPASKAAFQLKQVTRQLAVRPLAIYDRGYGNASFVNQTAGIEADLLLRVTSNRCVYGAPPAYRGRGAPAKHGHKMKLNDPDTWSVPVETVEVDDPNWGRVRVSRWSAYHFRKSPKRAMEVLRVEVLETQSSTRRLAPLWLVWLGEQMPPLETLWLHYLRRFAIEHWYRFAKQRLYWTHPQFSSVSATEQWSSLMPLLSWQLWLARKDCTDHPLPWQAPQETLTPGRVAQAFAGILAAIGTPAPAPKPRGKSPGRGKGHKPTPRPCYPMVKKRASKRKTSEQSLNSPVATAA, encoded by the coding sequence ATGATTTTCAACGAACTTCAGCAATTTCGCCAAACGTTGTATGCCAGCTTGGGAAACGCCAGAGATGCCCTGTTTGATCTGATGGATGCCGTGTTAGTGAGTGCGTGCATCGTGTCGTTTGTGAGGCTATCGCAGAGTCCTGTCTTTCGTCGCCAGTGGTCGAGCACCTATGAAGCGTTGCGCGATAGCCGCCTACCCCGATCAAAGGTGCTGAAGCTGTTGGTGCAGCAGATACCGACTCAGCAGCAACCGTTGTTGGCAGGTGATGCGAGTCGGTGGAACCGTCCTGCTGCCAGGCGTTTGAAAGACCGCACCTTATCAGGCAGAACAGGACATGCCCCGATAGCCGGACAAAACTACAGTACCTTAGCCTGGATTGCTGAAGACAGGGGCAGTTGGGCATTACCATTGCGGCATGAGCGCATCACCAGCTTTGAAACACCCGCCAGTAAAGCGGCATTCCAACTCAAACAAGTGACTCGGCAGTTAGCGGTGCGTCCGTTGGCGATCTACGACCGAGGGTACGGCAATGCCAGTTTTGTCAACCAAACGGCAGGGATTGAGGCAGACTTGCTGCTGCGGGTTACATCCAATCGATGTGTCTATGGCGCGCCCCCAGCGTATCGAGGGCGAGGCGCACCTGCCAAGCATGGACATAAGATGAAACTCAATGACCCTGACACTTGGAGTGTCCCGGTCGAAACCGTTGAAGTCGATGATCCCAACTGGGGACGAGTGCGGGTCAGTCGTTGGAGTGCATACCATTTCCGCAAATCCCCCAAACGGGCAATGGAAGTGTTGCGCGTGGAGGTGCTGGAGACACAGAGCAGCACGCGACGCTTGGCTCCTTTGTGGTTAGTTTGGCTGGGTGAGCAGATGCCTCCGTTAGAAACCCTGTGGTTGCACTACCTCCGTCGCTTTGCCATTGAACACTGGTATCGCTTTGCCAAGCAGAGGCTATATTGGACACATCCCCAGTTCAGTTCTGTATCGGCAACCGAACAGTGGAGCAGCCTGATGCCGTTGCTCAGTTGGCAGTTGTGGTTAGCGCGAAAGGACTGTACTGACCACCCCTTGCCCTGGCAGGCACCGCAAGAAACGTTGACTCCGGGTCGGGTCGCACAAGCGTTTGCAGGCATTTTGGCAGCGATTGGCACCCCTGCTCCTGCGCCTAAACCTCGTGGTAAATCGCCAGGACGAGGCAAGGGGCACAAGCCAACTCCTCGTCCCTGCTATCCGATGGTCAAAAAACGAGCCTCGAAACGCAAGACATCCGAACAATCCCTGAACAGTCCGGTTGCAACAGCAGCTTAA
- a CDS encoding alpha-amylase family glycosyl hydrolase: MLTVIEPQAPRRLADADLNPRGRVFPSPLSWRDQFLYQLLPDRFSDGREGERPMFDRHRPEQFRAESKAAWMAAGNRFNGGTLKGILSKLDYLQTLGVTTLWLNPPWKQRIDSETYHGYGIQNFLEVDPRFGTRQDLRDLVDAAHDRGMYVVLDIIYNHSGSNWYYRGPEGSPAETMPYRFSPPYEIHGWRSHESRSIPQPLTLEDGVFPEEFQNPDWYNRAGMISQWEVSPWEDPLNPYVEFRQGDFFELRDFNLENKETLSALAKVYQYWIALTDCDGFRVDAVKHVSPASSRRFCSEIHGYAQAIGKENFLLAGELTDENLVQGYRDIFGRNLDSVLDIAAAPNNLMALVKGLGHPGAYFGLYDEAQLSGSIRQLGTYHVSVLDDHDMCSRPTKQRFAAGSDLPTRYHQAAHAVGVMLTMPGVPSIYYGTEQALDGSESYHDYGIEPQHAYIDRYIRECMFGGKFGAFGTEGCHFFNPQHPTYLRIAAIARVRQRPDRIGRALRRGQHYPRETSFMDRPFSYPGAGELAAWSQIQFNAEVLMVLNTHGTEGRGAYVTIDRSLHPNGSTMTVLYNSDWSDEQLQNPPTDETVTVEHYQDRRVVHVSLPPAGMMILA, from the coding sequence ATGCTGACTGTTATTGAACCGCAGGCTCCCCGGCGGCTGGCAGATGCAGATTTGAATCCTCGCGGCCGCGTATTTCCCAGTCCTCTATCCTGGCGCGATCAGTTTCTCTACCAGCTGTTGCCAGACCGCTTCAGTGACGGTCGCGAGGGAGAGCGGCCGATGTTCGATCGCCACCGGCCAGAGCAGTTTCGCGCCGAGAGCAAGGCCGCCTGGATGGCTGCAGGCAATCGGTTTAATGGCGGCACGCTGAAGGGCATTCTCAGCAAGCTGGACTATTTGCAGACTCTGGGGGTGACTACGCTCTGGCTCAATCCCCCCTGGAAGCAGCGGATCGATAGCGAAACCTATCACGGCTACGGGATTCAGAATTTCTTGGAGGTCGATCCGCGCTTTGGCACGCGACAAGACCTGCGGGATCTGGTCGATGCGGCGCATGATCGCGGCATGTACGTGGTTCTGGACATTATCTACAACCACAGCGGCAGCAATTGGTACTATCGCGGCCCGGAGGGTTCTCCAGCAGAAACCATGCCCTACCGCTTTTCGCCGCCCTACGAGATTCACGGCTGGCGATCGCACGAGAGCCGCAGCATTCCCCAGCCCCTCACCCTGGAGGATGGGGTGTTTCCCGAAGAATTTCAAAACCCAGACTGGTACAACCGGGCAGGCATGATTAGCCAGTGGGAAGTGTCGCCGTGGGAAGACCCGCTCAATCCCTACGTGGAGTTTCGTCAGGGCGACTTTTTTGAACTGCGCGATTTCAACTTGGAAAATAAGGAAACGCTGTCGGCGCTGGCCAAGGTCTATCAATACTGGATTGCGCTGACGGACTGCGACGGCTTTCGAGTCGATGCCGTCAAGCACGTTTCGCCTGCCTCCTCGCGCCGATTTTGCAGCGAGATCCACGGCTATGCCCAGGCCATTGGCAAGGAAAACTTCTTGCTGGCAGGGGAACTGACGGATGAAAACCTGGTGCAGGGCTATCGCGACATCTTTGGGCGCAATCTGGACTCGGTGCTGGACATTGCCGCCGCGCCAAATAACCTGATGGCACTGGTGAAGGGGCTGGGCCATCCTGGAGCCTATTTCGGGCTATATGACGAAGCGCAGCTTTCGGGCAGCATCCGCCAGTTGGGGACGTATCACGTCTCGGTGCTGGACGACCACGATATGTGTTCGCGGCCAACAAAGCAGCGGTTTGCGGCAGGTAGCGACCTCCCCACCCGCTATCACCAGGCGGCCCATGCGGTTGGGGTGATGCTGACCATGCCGGGAGTGCCGTCGATTTACTACGGCACAGAGCAGGCGCTCGATGGCTCCGAAAGTTACCACGACTATGGCATCGAGCCGCAGCACGCCTATATCGACCGCTATATCCGCGAGTGTATGTTTGGCGGCAAGTTTGGCGCGTTTGGCACGGAGGGATGCCACTTTTTTAACCCGCAGCATCCGACTTATTTGCGAATTGCGGCGATCGCTCGTGTGCGCCAGCGTCCCGATCGCATCGGCCGCGCCCTGCGCCGAGGGCAACACTATCCCCGCGAAACCTCGTTTATGGATCGTCCCTTTTCCTATCCCGGTGCGGGAGAACTGGCCGCCTGGTCACAAATTCAGTTCAATGCAGAAGTGCTGATGGTGCTGAACACCCATGGCACAGAAGGGCGAGGCGCGTATGTAACGATTGATCGCTCGCTGCATCCCAATGGCTCAACCATGACGGTGCTGTACAACAGCGATTGGAGCGACGAGCAACTCCAGAACCCGCCGACGGATGAAACCGTCACCGTGGAGCATTATCAAGACCGACGGGTGGTTCATGTCAGCTTGCCGCCCGCAGGCATGATGATCTTGGCTTAG
- a CDS encoding GIY-YIG nuclease family protein has product MPTLAELPFLPYLDDQGEIIHEFDGKVGAYAIFAADQTLQYIGYSRDITASLLQHLVRVPQGCHWVKVWTCDRPSRTLLETIRTDWIAESGATPPGNGDDEALWNQPIDAKVHMTSQEQAAYANADDQGKIKALKQVARRVEAEVLQALGDRGVTTPIRFDPKLKEEGLLGLKPV; this is encoded by the coding sequence ATGCCCACCCTCGCCGAACTGCCCTTTTTGCCCTATCTGGACGACCAGGGCGAGATTATCCACGAATTCGACGGCAAGGTAGGAGCCTACGCCATCTTTGCGGCTGACCAGACTTTGCAATACATCGGCTATTCCCGTGACATCACCGCCAGCCTGCTGCAACACTTAGTGCGCGTGCCGCAGGGCTGCCATTGGGTGAAGGTGTGGACGTGCGATCGCCCCAGCCGCACCCTGCTGGAAACCATCCGCACCGACTGGATTGCTGAAAGCGGCGCAACACCCCCCGGCAACGGCGACGACGAAGCCCTCTGGAATCAGCCCATTGATGCCAAAGTCCATATGACGAGCCAGGAGCAGGCGGCCTATGCCAATGCTGACGACCAGGGCAAAATCAAAGCGCTGAAACAGGTGGCGCGACGGGTCGAGGCAGAGGTGCTGCAAGCGCTGGGCGATCGCGGCGTGACGACACCCATTCGGTTTGACCCCAAGCTGAAGGAAGAAGGGCTTTTGGGTCTAAAGCCGGTTTGA
- a CDS encoding GDSL-type esterase/lipase family protein has product MSNPDLRICFVGDSFVNGTGDSTLLGWTGRVCQFASQRGVPLTYYNLGVRRETSADIGVRWQFEVMARLPEGCDGRVVFSFGANDMTWEQGGMRVKTSDSLRHTGMILLVAKRQYPVLMVSPPAIADEAQNERIAELVSYQRQICEGFEIPYLDVFTPLRRSPVWMTEVRSGDGAHPNAAGYAELAQLVLSWPAWWKLDGSNRL; this is encoded by the coding sequence ATGAGTAATCCTGACCTCCGCATCTGCTTTGTGGGCGACTCGTTTGTGAATGGCACGGGCGACTCGACGCTGCTGGGCTGGACGGGGCGAGTCTGCCAGTTTGCCAGCCAGCGGGGCGTGCCGTTGACCTATTACAACCTCGGCGTGCGGCGAGAAACCAGCGCTGATATCGGCGTGCGCTGGCAGTTTGAGGTGATGGCGCGGCTGCCGGAGGGCTGCGACGGGCGGGTGGTATTTTCCTTTGGGGCAAACGATATGACTTGGGAGCAGGGCGGGATGCGGGTGAAAACGTCGGACTCGCTGCGGCACACGGGCATGATCTTGCTGGTGGCCAAGCGCCAATATCCAGTGCTGATGGTCAGCCCTCCGGCGATCGCCGATGAAGCACAGAATGAACGCATTGCCGAACTGGTGAGCTATCAGCGGCAAATCTGCGAGGGCTTTGAGATTCCCTATCTGGACGTGTTTACGCCCCTGCGGCGATCGCCCGTCTGGATGACGGAAGTGCGATCGGGCGATGGCGCGCATCCCAATGCAGCGGGCTATGCGGAGCTGGCGCAACTGGTGCTGAGCTGGCCAGCCTGGTGGAAGCTAGACGGCTCAAACCGGCTTTAG